The following proteins are encoded in a genomic region of Burkholderia cepacia:
- a CDS encoding glycosyltransferase, giving the protein MAKMIVTAIGSAGDVHPLLGVARTLAARGHDVVFCTHAPFEAAVRRCGFAFVPVGTAAEYDAAMENPALWDPRTSFRTLWQVIAPTLRPHYDTLHALTDADTVLVGTLWAFSARFMQERHGTPYVSVQVSPSTLLSAHAPPTHPRLTIPARWPLPVKSALMTLIERQVLDRVCGPALDAVRRDLGLAPARRVLGRWLHSTDGVLCLFPGWFAPPQPDWPSNHFQSGFPLFNDIATPDDDVALDAFLAAGEPPVVFTAGSTRVDHAAYARAVADALRVTGARGILLTPHDAASHDDRLLVRRFVPMRTLLPRCRALVHHGGIGTAALACEAGIVQVVTPFAHDQFDNAQRVVVNGCGVRVDGPVDGARLGAALARVLAEPAFAVHAKRTRALLAAAPDGCDAAADFIERFVPKRGRVATRADVAAAGA; this is encoded by the coding sequence ATGGCGAAGATGATCGTGACCGCGATCGGCTCGGCAGGCGACGTGCATCCGCTGCTCGGCGTCGCGCGCACGCTCGCGGCGCGCGGTCACGACGTCGTGTTCTGCACGCACGCGCCGTTCGAGGCGGCCGTGCGCCGCTGCGGGTTCGCGTTCGTGCCGGTCGGTACCGCGGCCGAATACGACGCGGCGATGGAGAACCCGGCGCTATGGGATCCGCGCACGTCGTTCCGCACGCTGTGGCAGGTGATCGCGCCGACGCTGCGCCCGCACTACGACACGCTGCATGCGCTGACCGATGCCGACACGGTGCTCGTCGGCACGCTGTGGGCGTTCTCCGCGCGTTTCATGCAGGAACGGCACGGCACGCCGTACGTGTCGGTGCAGGTGTCGCCTTCGACGTTGCTGTCCGCGCATGCGCCGCCGACGCACCCGCGCCTGACGATTCCCGCGCGCTGGCCGCTGCCGGTGAAGTCGGCGCTGATGACGCTGATCGAGCGGCAGGTGCTCGATCGCGTGTGCGGCCCGGCGCTCGACGCGGTGCGCCGCGATCTCGGGCTCGCGCCCGCGCGGCGCGTGCTCGGCCGCTGGCTGCATTCGACCGACGGCGTGCTGTGCCTGTTTCCCGGCTGGTTCGCGCCGCCGCAGCCCGACTGGCCGTCGAACCATTTTCAAAGCGGTTTTCCGCTGTTCAACGATATTGCGACACCTGACGATGATGTGGCACTCGATGCGTTTCTCGCGGCCGGTGAGCCCCCGGTCGTGTTCACGGCCGGTTCGACACGCGTCGATCACGCGGCATACGCGCGCGCGGTGGCGGACGCGCTGCGCGTGACCGGCGCGCGCGGGATCCTGTTGACGCCGCACGATGCAGCGTCGCACGACGACCGGCTGCTCGTGCGCCGCTTCGTGCCGATGCGTACGCTGCTGCCGCGTTGCCGCGCGCTCGTGCATCACGGCGGGATCGGCACCGCGGCGCTCGCGTGTGAGGCCGGGATCGTGCAGGTCGTCACGCCGTTCGCGCACGACCAGTTCGACAACGCGCAACGCGTCGTCGTGAACGGCTGCGGCGTGCGCGTCGACGGCCCGGTCGATGGCGCGCGGCTCGGCGCGGCGCTCGCGCGCGTGCTGGCCGAACCGGCGTTCGCGGTGCATGCGAAGCGCACGCGCGCGCTGCTCGCGGCCGCACCCGACGGCTGCGACGCGGCCGCCGATTTCATCGAACGATTCGTGCCGAAGCGCGGGCGGGTGGCCACGCGGGCCGATGTCGCGGCGGCCGGCGCATGA
- a CDS encoding DHA2 family efflux MFS transporter permease subunit, whose translation MSTASPLHDGPVAPSAFDAPAPAPAAQPVRGIRLALLTFALSLATFIEVLDSTVTNVAVPAISGSLGVSNSQGTWVISSYSVAAAIAVPLTGWLARRVGELRLFVGAVLLFTLTSLLCGLARDLHVLVICRALQGLCSGPMVPLSQTILLRTFPPDKRTIALALWAMTVLLAPIFGPVVGGWIVDNFSWPWIFLINLPIGLFSFAVCTAMLRPDAQRGAAGPVDVPGIVLLVIGVGSLQAMLDLGHDRGWFGSPLIVTLAVVATLAIVSLLIWEAGEAHPVVDLSLFRDRTFSFCVLIISLGMMSFSVVGVVFPLWMQAVMGYNAFHAGLATASLGVLALVFSILVGIHAHRFDARVLATFGFLVFAAVLAWDAHFTLKMTFAQIAAPGLIQGIGLPCFFIPLTAATLSRIPDDRLAAASSLSNFLRTLSAAFGTAMSVTLWENRATYHYDVVSQSVTHASANTQRFVHSLNAMGVDGVRELSTLHQVVMQQAYMMATNDMFWMASMTCLALAAMMWLTRPKRGAAASFGH comes from the coding sequence ATGAGCACCGCGTCGCCGCTTCACGACGGGCCCGTCGCCCCTTCCGCGTTCGATGCGCCAGCGCCCGCGCCGGCCGCGCAGCCGGTGCGCGGCATCCGGCTCGCGCTGCTGACGTTCGCGCTGTCGCTCGCGACCTTCATCGAAGTGCTCGACTCGACCGTGACGAACGTCGCGGTGCCGGCGATCTCCGGCAGTCTCGGCGTATCGAACAGCCAGGGCACATGGGTGATCAGCTCGTACTCGGTCGCGGCGGCGATCGCGGTGCCGCTGACGGGCTGGCTCGCGCGCCGCGTCGGCGAGCTGCGACTGTTCGTCGGCGCGGTGCTGCTGTTCACGCTGACGTCGCTGCTGTGCGGGCTCGCGCGCGACTTGCACGTGCTGGTGATCTGCCGCGCGCTGCAGGGTCTGTGCTCGGGGCCGATGGTGCCGCTGTCGCAGACGATCCTGCTGCGCACGTTCCCGCCGGACAAACGCACGATCGCGCTCGCGCTGTGGGCGATGACGGTGCTGCTTGCACCGATCTTCGGGCCGGTGGTCGGCGGCTGGATCGTCGACAACTTCTCGTGGCCGTGGATCTTCCTGATCAACTTGCCGATCGGGCTGTTCTCGTTCGCGGTGTGCACCGCGATGCTGCGCCCCGACGCGCAGCGCGGCGCGGCCGGCCCGGTCGACGTGCCGGGCATCGTGCTGCTCGTGATCGGCGTCGGTTCGCTGCAGGCGATGCTCGACCTCGGTCACGACCGTGGCTGGTTCGGTTCGCCGCTGATCGTCACGCTCGCGGTGGTCGCGACGCTCGCGATCGTGTCGCTGCTGATCTGGGAGGCGGGCGAAGCGCATCCCGTCGTCGATCTCAGCCTGTTTCGCGACCGCACGTTCTCGTTCTGCGTGCTGATCATCTCGCTCGGGATGATGAGCTTCTCGGTGGTCGGCGTCGTGTTCCCGTTGTGGATGCAGGCCGTGATGGGCTACAACGCGTTTCATGCGGGGCTCGCGACGGCGTCGCTCGGCGTGCTCGCGCTCGTGTTCTCGATTCTCGTCGGGATTCACGCGCACCGTTTCGACGCACGCGTGCTCGCGACGTTCGGCTTCCTCGTGTTCGCGGCCGTGCTCGCGTGGGATGCGCATTTCACGCTGAAGATGACGTTCGCGCAGATCGCCGCGCCGGGACTGATCCAGGGGATCGGGCTGCCGTGCTTCTTCATTCCGCTGACCGCCGCGACGCTGTCGCGCATTCCGGACGACCGGCTCGCCGCCGCGTCGAGCCTGTCGAACTTCCTGCGTACGCTGTCCGCCGCGTTCGGCACGGCGATGAGCGTGACGCTGTGGGAGAACCGCGCGACCTATCACTACGACGTCGTCTCGCAATCGGTCACGCACGCATCGGCGAACACGCAGCGCTTCGTGCACTCGCTGAACGCGATGGGCGTGGACGGCGTGCGCGAGCTGTCGACGCTGCACCAGGTCGTGATGCAGCAGGCGTACATGATGGCGACCAACGACATGTTCTGGATGGCGAGCATGACGTGTCTCGCACTCGCGGCGATGATGTGGCTGACGCGGCCGAAGCGCGGCGCAGCCGCGTCGTTCGGGCATTGA
- a CDS encoding glycosyltransferase family 2 protein codes for MTTLGALVILYHPSDAQLDALRAWRHACDALLVVDNTPQPDARARELCEREGIALLHHGNRGGIAGAYNAGLAALFRDRIDAVALFDQDSSVPAAYFPVMRDVCAGLAGRAFLAGPRIFDENARSFLPELSTNGIGLRRLRIEPGAPLQRCAFLISSGCVVSRDAFDLLGRFDETLFIDHVDTEYSFRALSRNVPLYVVPSLVLPHRIGAKQRHAIGPFEMTSMNHSWQRRYYSARNAVQLGMQYGLRFPVAIVPNLLTVWQVVQIALVERDKRAKLAGILFGVADGLFGRLGPLERTRPRLAARAQRVRQG; via the coding sequence ATGACGACACTCGGCGCACTCGTGATCCTGTATCACCCGAGCGATGCGCAGCTCGATGCGCTCCGCGCATGGCGGCACGCGTGCGACGCGCTGCTCGTCGTCGACAACACGCCGCAGCCCGATGCGCGGGCGCGCGAGCTGTGCGAGCGGGAGGGTATCGCGCTGCTGCATCACGGCAATCGCGGCGGGATCGCTGGCGCGTACAACGCGGGGCTTGCGGCGCTGTTTCGCGACCGCATCGACGCGGTCGCGCTGTTCGACCAGGATTCGTCGGTGCCGGCCGCGTATTTCCCGGTGATGCGCGACGTCTGCGCGGGGCTGGCCGGGCGCGCGTTCCTGGCCGGCCCGCGCATCTTCGACGAAAACGCACGCAGCTTCCTGCCGGAGCTCTCGACCAACGGGATCGGGCTGCGCCGCCTGCGCATCGAGCCGGGCGCGCCGCTGCAGCGCTGCGCGTTCCTGATCTCGTCGGGCTGCGTGGTGTCGCGCGACGCGTTCGACCTGCTCGGCCGCTTCGACGAGACGCTGTTCATCGATCACGTCGACACCGAATACAGCTTCCGCGCGCTGTCGCGCAACGTGCCGCTCTATGTCGTGCCGTCGCTGGTGTTGCCGCACCGGATCGGCGCGAAGCAGCGGCACGCGATCGGCCCTTTTGAAATGACGTCGATGAATCATTCGTGGCAACGGCGCTACTACAGCGCGCGCAATGCGGTGCAGCTCGGGATGCAGTACGGGTTGCGTTTTCCGGTGGCGATCGTGCCGAACTTGCTGACCGTATGGCAGGTCGTGCAGATCGCGCTCGTCGAACGCGACAAGCGCGCGAAGCTCGCCGGCATCCTGTTCGGCGTCGCGGACGGCCTGTTCGGCAGGCTCGGTCCGCTCGAACGCACGCGGCCGCGTCTGGCCGCGCGTGCGCAG